Proteins from a genomic interval of Clostridium sp. M62/1:
- a CDS encoding TnpV protein → MNITYTQNGDYLIPNIIIRKIKPLGHYGRLRKAYLEMHRPILFNELVLSDKLFEHCAEIDETARNRMELIVRSLAEQNGVTEQLKAENQMEWVRQMNACKAQAEEIVKVELIYD, encoded by the coding sequence ATGAATATCACTTACACACAGAACGGCGATTATCTTATCCCAAACATCATTATCCGCAAGATCAAGCCCCTCGGACACTACGGCAGACTTCGCAAGGCGTATCTGGAAATGCACCGTCCGATACTGTTCAATGAGCTGGTGCTATCCGACAAGCTCTTTGAGCATTGCGCCGAGATTGACGAAACAGCACGAAACCGCATGGAGCTGATCGTGCGGTCACTGGCAGAGCAAAACGGCGTGACCGAGCAACTGAAAGCCGAAAACCAAATGGAATGGGTGCGGCAGATGAACGCTTGCAAGGCACAGGCAGAGGAGATTGTGAAAGTGGAATTGATTTATGATTGA
- a CDS encoding ATP-binding cassette domain-containing protein translates to MIIIRGLNKAFGEKIIFSNFNLEIPDGSFVVISGDSGSGKSTLLNMIGGIEKPDSGSIIIEGLNITRLKNKNSFFADTVGFLFQNFALLENKTVKENLSLIKKSSRTKVSLKEALNRVGLSKEVNKKVYQLSGGEQQRVALARLMMKKCSVVLADEPTGSLDKKNRDIVMRLLHELNEEGKTVIIVTHDQGIIEDESYVVKI, encoded by the coding sequence ATGATTATAATTCGTGGCTTAAATAAAGCATTTGGAGAGAAAATAATTTTCTCCAACTTTAATTTGGAAATTCCGGATGGAAGTTTTGTAGTAATCAGCGGGGATAGCGGCAGTGGAAAAAGCACTTTGCTCAATATGATTGGTGGTATCGAAAAGCCGGATAGCGGCAGTATCATAATCGAAGGGCTGAATATTACCCGGCTTAAAAATAAAAACAGTTTTTTTGCGGATACAGTGGGGTTTCTTTTTCAGAATTTTGCACTGCTTGAAAATAAGACAGTTAAAGAAAATTTAAGTTTGATTAAAAAATCAAGCCGAACTAAAGTATCACTTAAAGAAGCTCTTAATCGTGTGGGGTTATCAAAGGAAGTTAACAAAAAAGTTTATCAGCTTTCCGGTGGTGAACAACAGAGAGTTGCTTTAGCTCGTCTTATGATGAAAAAATGTTCTGTTGTTTTGGCAGATGAACCTACTGGCTCACTTGACAAGAAAAATAGAGATATTGTTATGAGGTTATTGCACGAACTCAATGAAGAAGGTAAAACGGTTATCATTGTTACCCACGATCAGGGTATTATTGAAGATGAATCTTATGTTGTGAAAATCTGA
- a CDS encoding DUF3847 domain-containing protein yields the protein MTKPKTLDQLRAEKERAETQLAQEQHKLNRLENRKKYLEKGERQQRTHRLCNLGGTIESLAPEVKDLTRTEMTELMEHIFSLSEVQRAVRHMAITHTNQANREKELKADGTISSKRHAD from the coding sequence ATGACAAAACCGAAAACCCTCGATCAGCTTCGAGCCGAAAAGGAACGGGCCGAGACGCAGCTTGCACAGGAACAGCACAAGCTCAACCGTCTTGAGAACAGAAAGAAATATCTGGAGAAAGGCGAAAGGCAGCAACGCACCCATCGTCTTTGCAATCTGGGCGGCACGATTGAGAGCCTTGCCCCGGAGGTCAAAGATCTCACACGCACCGAAATGACAGAGCTGATGGAACACATCTTTTCCCTGTCCGAAGTCCAGCGAGCCGTCCGTCACATGGCGATTACTCACACCAACCAAGCGAACAGAGAAAAGGAGTTGAAAGCCGATGGCACTATTTCATCTAAGCGTCACGCAGACTAA
- the mobQ gene encoding MobQ family relaxase: protein MALFHLSVTQTKRSAGQSAIASAAYRAGERLYSEYYGEYSDYTRKGGVICSDILLPSHAPPEYADRQTLWNAVEKAERGKNAQLAYSFDIALQNEFSLEENIALARQFLLENFVSRGMVVDFAVHQPDREDGGIPNPHFHVLCPIRPIEQNGKWGLKQRRLYELDEDGNRIRDANGKFVFNAVPTTDWGSPETLEHWRQTWAELCNAKFAEKGIDVRIDHRSYERQGVELLPTVHEGATVRAMEKKGIRTEKGEFNRWIKATNAVIRDIKKKIALLFDWIAEAKAELAKPQAPDLVSLLSAYYTQRRAGAYSQKGKVSNLKEMNETFNYLRANGIYSLEDLESRVSEHSAATESLKKTLDEQTARMKAIKQLYDSSAAFQSLKPVYDGLQKIKFEKPRAKYKAEHEAELKQFYAARRKLTGEFPDGKVDMKKLTEEYDELEQAHNTTYGEFKTVRDDLHRLWKVKSCVDTAARFNERTEEQMHQNRPQTRHKKEDISR from the coding sequence ATGGCACTATTTCATCTAAGCGTCACGCAGACTAAGCGAAGCGCAGGACAGTCCGCTATTGCTTCTGCCGCCTACCGTGCCGGGGAGCGATTGTATAGCGAGTATTACGGCGAATACAGCGACTACACCCGCAAGGGCGGCGTGATCTGCTCCGATATTCTCCTGCCGTCCCATGCCCCGCCAGAATACGCAGACCGCCAGACCCTATGGAACGCCGTGGAAAAAGCCGAGCGTGGAAAGAACGCCCAGCTCGCATACAGCTTTGACATTGCCTTGCAGAATGAATTTTCCCTTGAGGAAAACATCGCTCTTGCAAGGCAATTTTTATTGGAGAACTTTGTGAGCCGGGGCATGGTGGTTGACTTCGCCGTACACCAGCCAGACCGGGAGGATGGCGGCATACCCAATCCACATTTTCATGTGCTTTGCCCCATCCGTCCCATTGAGCAGAACGGCAAATGGGGACTAAAGCAACGCCGGCTGTATGAGCTGGACGAGGACGGCAACCGTATTCGAGACGCAAACGGAAAGTTTGTGTTCAACGCCGTTCCCACTACCGACTGGGGCAGTCCCGAAACGCTGGAACATTGGCGTCAGACATGGGCGGAACTATGCAACGCCAAGTTTGCGGAAAAAGGTATTGATGTTCGTATCGACCACCGAAGCTATGAGCGTCAGGGCGTGGAGCTTCTTCCCACCGTCCACGAGGGCGCAACCGTTCGGGCAATGGAGAAGAAAGGCATACGCACCGAGAAAGGCGAGTTCAACCGCTGGATCAAAGCCACCAATGCCGTTATCCGTGACATCAAGAAGAAAATCGCTCTCCTGTTCGATTGGATTGCCGAAGCAAAAGCGGAGCTTGCCAAGCCGCAGGCACCCGACCTTGTTTCGCTGCTGAGCGCCTATTACACCCAGCGCAGAGCCGGGGCATATTCGCAGAAAGGCAAGGTCAGCAATCTAAAGGAGATGAACGAGACTTTCAATTATCTCCGGGCAAACGGCATTTACTCCCTTGAAGATTTGGAAAGCCGTGTCAGCGAACACAGTGCTGCCACAGAGAGCTTGAAGAAAACGCTGGACGAACAGACCGCCCGAATGAAAGCAATTAAGCAGCTCTATGACAGCTCCGCTGCTTTCCAGAGCTTGAAGCCTGTCTATGACGGCTTGCAGAAAATCAAGTTTGAGAAGCCCAGAGCCAAGTACAAGGCAGAGCATGAAGCGGAACTGAAACAGTTCTACGCCGCCAGACGCAAGCTGACCGGAGAGTTCCCGGACGGCAAGGTGGATATGAAAAAGCTGACCGAAGAGTATGACGAGCTGGAACAGGCGCACAACACCACCTATGGCGAGTTTAAGACCGTCAGAGACGATTTACACCGTCTTTGGAAGGTCAAGTCATGTGTAGATACTGCCGCCCGATTTAACGAGCGTACAGAGGAACAAATGCACCAAAATCGACCCCAAACACGACACAAAAAGGAGGATATATCCCGATGA
- a CDS encoding AAA family ATPase, with translation MNYTQAQIDRANAVSLEDFLRTQGETLIKSGREYRWKEHDSLTVRGNKWFRHSQSKGGYPIDFVMEFYGKSFPEAVQMLTGENGEGQTEATTAPPTAFHLPLHNRTADRAIQYLCESRGLNKTLVETFLLSGDIYEDAKRHNVVFVGRDRSGTPRYAHVRGTADPFRQDIAGADKSYPFRYEGNGNQLFVFEAPIDLLSFICLYPQDWQTRSYLALGGVSGKALDRFLSERKDTQKVFLCLDSDTAGSEACTRLAQSIPSEIAVIRLVPARKDWNDVLRQQGDIPSRKFIAETITLRELPTAQPVPMLRMADVELTSVKWLWFPYIPFGKLTIIQGNPGEGKTYFAMRLAAACTNRKPLPGMETLEPFNIIYQTAEDGLGDTVKPRLMEADADLEKVLVIDDRDTPLTLADERIARAIRENNAKLVIIDPVQAFLGADVDMNRANEVRPIFRSLGDIAQATGCAIVLIGHLNKAAGTQSTYRGLGSIDITAAVRSLLFIGKLKDSPTTRVLIHEKSSLAPPGQSLAFSLGDEKGFEWIGAYDITADELLAGTDTAKTESKTAQAQMLILELLADGKRMPSAELEKAVNERGISSRTMRTAKSRIGDRLVTEKDGTAWVCYLRD, from the coding sequence ATGAATTACACCCAAGCACAGATTGACCGGGCGAACGCCGTCAGTCTGGAAGATTTTCTCCGCACACAGGGAGAGACACTTATCAAAAGCGGACGGGAATACCGCTGGAAAGAACATGACAGTCTGACCGTCCGGGGAAACAAGTGGTTTCGTCACAGCCAGAGCAAGGGCGGCTATCCCATTGATTTCGTCATGGAGTTTTACGGCAAGTCCTTTCCCGAAGCTGTCCAGATGTTGACAGGCGAAAACGGCGAGGGACAGACCGAAGCCACCACAGCACCGCCCACAGCGTTCCACTTGCCCTTGCACAACAGAACAGCCGACAGAGCAATTCAATATCTTTGCGAAAGCCGAGGTCTCAACAAAACGCTTGTTGAGACTTTTCTTCTTTCCGGGGATATTTACGAGGACGCAAAGCGGCACAATGTTGTGTTTGTCGGCAGAGACCGAAGTGGTACGCCGAGATACGCCCATGTGCGAGGAACGGCAGACCCATTCAGACAGGACATTGCCGGGGCTGACAAGTCCTATCCGTTCCGCTATGAGGGAAACGGCAATCAGCTCTTTGTCTTTGAAGCACCGATTGACCTGTTATCATTCATCTGCCTTTATCCGCAGGACTGGCAGACAAGAAGCTATCTTGCCCTGGGCGGCGTTTCTGGCAAAGCCCTTGACCGTTTTCTTTCTGAGCGCAAGGACACCCAAAAAGTGTTCCTCTGCCTTGACAGCGACACCGCAGGAAGCGAAGCCTGTACCCGACTGGCACAGTCCATTCCCAGCGAGATCGCCGTCATTCGCCTTGTCCCGGCAAGGAAAGACTGGAACGATGTTCTCCGTCAGCAAGGGGACATTCCGAGCCGCAAATTCATAGCCGAGACAATCACGCTGCGAGAGCTGCCCACCGCCCAGCCTGTTCCCATGCTCCGCATGGCAGATGTGGAGCTGACGAGCGTGAAATGGCTATGGTTTCCCTATATCCCCTTTGGAAAGCTGACGATCATACAGGGCAACCCCGGCGAGGGCAAGACCTACTTTGCCATGCGTCTTGCGGCGGCTTGCACCAACCGAAAGCCCTTGCCCGGTATGGAAACCCTTGAACCGTTCAATATCATTTACCAGACTGCCGAGGACGGTCTGGGTGATACGGTCAAGCCCCGACTGATGGAAGCAGACGCAGACCTTGAAAAAGTGCTTGTCATTGACGATAGAGACACACCGCTGACCCTTGCCGATGAACGCATCGCAAGGGCAATCCGGGAAAACAACGCAAAGCTGGTTATCATTGACCCGGTACAGGCGTTTCTGGGCGCAGATGTGGACATGAACCGGGCAAACGAGGTGCGCCCGATATTCCGCAGTCTGGGAGACATTGCACAGGCTACCGGGTGCGCTATCGTGCTGATCGGACACCTGAACAAAGCCGCAGGAACGCAAAGCACCTACCGGGGATTAGGGTCTATCGACATTACGGCGGCAGTCCGCAGCCTACTCTTTATCGGCAAGCTGAAGGACAGTCCCACAACAAGGGTACTGATCCATGAGAAAAGCTCTCTTGCGCCGCCCGGACAGTCCCTTGCCTTTTCTCTGGGAGACGAGAAAGGTTTTGAATGGATAGGGGCTTATGACATTACCGCTGACGAGCTTCTTGCCGGGACGGACACCGCCAAGACCGAGAGCAAGACCGCACAGGCGCAAATGCTCATTCTGGAACTGCTTGCAGACGGAAAGCGTATGCCGAGCGCAGAGCTGGAAAAGGCAGTCAATGAGCGTGGGATTTCCTCACGCACCATGAGAACGGCAAAGAGCCGTATCGGGGACAGACTTGTGACCGAGAAAGACGGCACAGCATGGGTCTGCTATCTCCGAGACTAA
- a CDS encoding transposon-encoded TnpW family protein, which produces MNNTATNTATCPTVRKQIGKTTYIARVHFSQTAKETMEDKIKRLLREEVRKM; this is translated from the coding sequence ATGAACAATACCGCAACCAACACCGCCACTTGCCCGACTGTCAGAAAGCAGATCGGCAAGACCACATATATCGCCCGTGTCCATTTCAGCCAGACCGCAAAAGAGACGATGGAGGACAAAATCAAGCGTCTGCTCCGTGAGGAAGTCCGCAAAATGTGA
- the tet(W) gene encoding tetracycline resistance ribosomal protection protein Tet(W): MKIINIGILAHVDAGKTTLTESLLYASGAISEPGSVEKGTTRTDTMFLERQRGITIQAAVTSFQWHRCKVNIVDTPGHMDFLAEVYRSLAVLDGAILVISAKDGVQAQTRILFHALRKMNIPTVIFINKIDQAGVDLQSVVQSVRDKLSADIIIKQTVSLSPEIVLEENTDIEAWDAVIENNDELLEKYIAGEPISREKLAREEQQRVQDASLFPVYHGSAKNGLGIQPLMDAVTGLFQPIGEQGGAALCGSVFKVEYTDCGQRRVYLRLYSGTLRLRDTVALAGREKLKITEMRIPSKGEIVRTDTAYQGEIVILPSDSVRLNDVLGDQTRLPRKRWREDPLPMLRTTIAPKTAAQRERLLDALTQLADTDPLLRCEVDSITHEIILSFLGRVQLEVVSALLSEKYKLETVVKEPSVIYMERPLKAASHTIHIEVPPNPFWASIGLSVTPLSLGSGVQYESRVSLGYLNQSFQNAVRDGIRYGLEQGLFGWNVTDCKICFEYGLYYSPVSTPADFRSLAPIVLEQALKESGTQLLEPYLSFILYAPQEYLSRAYHDAPKYCATIETAQVKKDEVVFTGEIPARCIQAYRTDLAFYTNGRSVCLTELKGYQAAVGQPVIQPRRPNSRLDKVRHMFQKVM; the protein is encoded by the coding sequence ATGAAAATAATCAATATTGGAATTCTTGCCCATGTAGACGCTGGAAAGACGACCTTGACGGAGAGCCTGCTATATGCCAGCGGAGCCATTTCAGAACCGGGGAGCGTCGAAAAAGGGACAACGAGGACGGACACCATGTTTTTGGAGCGGCAGCGTGGGATTACCATTCAAGCGGCAGTCACTTCCTTCCAGTGGCACAGATGTAAAGTTAACATTGTGGATACGCCCGGCCACATGGATTTTTTGGCGGAGGTGTACCGCTCTTTGGCTGTTTTAGATGGGGCCATCTTGGTGATCTCCGCTAAAGATGGCGTGCAGGCCCAGACCCGTATTCTGTTCCATGCCCTGCGGAAAATGAACATTCCCACCGTTATCTTTATCAACAAGATCGACCAGGCTGGCGTTGATTTGCAGAGCGTGGTTCAGTCTGTTCGGGATAAGCTCTCCGCCGATATTATCATCAAGCAGACGGTGTCGCTGTCCCCGGAAATAGTCCTGGAGGAAAATACCGACATAGAAGCATGGGATGCGGTCATCGAAAATAACGATGAATTATTGGAAAAGTATATCGCAGGAGAACCAATCAGCCGGGAAAAACTTGCGCGGGAGGAACAGCAGCGGGTTCAAGACGCCTCCCTGTTCCCAGTCTATCATGGCAGCGCCAAAAATGGCCTTGGCATTCAACCGTTGATGGATGCGGTGACAGGGCTGTTCCAACCGATTGGGGAACAGGGGGGCGCCGCCCTATGCGGCAGCGTTTTCAAGGTTGAGTACACCGATTGCGGCCAGCGGCGTGTCTATCTACGGTTATACAGCGGAACGCTGCGCCTGCGGGATACGGTGGCCCTGGCCGGGAGAGAAAAGCTGAAAATCACAGAGATGCGTATTCCATCCAAAGGGGAAATTGTTCGGACAGACACCGCTTATCAGGGTGAAATTGTTATCCTTCCCAGCGACAGCGTGAGGTTAAACGATGTATTAGGGGACCAAACCCGGCTCCCTCGTAAAAGGTGGCGCGAGGACCCCCTCCCCATGCTGCGGACGACGATTGCGCCGAAAACGGCAGCGCAAAGAGAACGGCTGCTGGACGCTCTTACGCAACTTGCGGATACTGACCCGCTTTTGCGTTGCGAAGTGGATTCCATCACCCATGAGATCATTCTTTCTTTTTTGGGCCGGGTGCAGTTGGAGGTTGTTTCCGCTTTGCTGTCGGAAAAATACAAGCTTGAAACAGTGGTAAAGGAACCCTCCGTCATTTATATGGAGCGGCCGCTCAAAGCAGCCAGCCACACCATCCATATCGAGGTGCCGCCCAACCCGTTTTGGGCATCCATAGGACTGTCTGTTACACCACTCTCGCTTGGCTCCGGTGTACAATACGAGAGCCGGGTTTCGCTGGGATACTTGAACCAGAGTTTTCAAAACGCTGTCAGGGATGGTATCCGTTACGGGCTGGAGCAGGGCTTGTTCGGCTGGAACGTAACGGACTGTAAGATTTGCTTTGAATACGGGCTTTATTACAGTCCGGTCAGCACGCCGGCGGACTTCCGCTCATTGGCCCCGATTGTATTGGAACAGGCATTGAAGGAATCGGGGACGCAGCTGCTGGAACCTTATCTCTCCTTCATCCTCTATGCGCCCCAGGAATACCTTTCCAGGGCTTATCATGATGCACCGAAATACTGTGCCACCATCGAAACGGCCCAGGTAAAAAAGGATGAAGTTGTCTTTACTGGCGAGATTCCCGCCCGCTGTATACAGGCATACCGTACTGATCTGGCCTTTTACACCAACGGGCGGAGCGTATGCCTTACAGAGCTGAAAGGATATCAGGCCGCTGTCGGTCAGCCGGTCATCCAGCCCCGCCGTCCAAACAGCCGCCTGGACAAGGTGCGCCATATGTTTCAGAAGGTAATGTAA
- a CDS encoding class I SAM-dependent methyltransferase translates to MEYSKEDLMEAKKQIWGVGENMGTEESKKIWEENAQFWDNAMGDESNEFHREVVRPKVTELLSPNPADYILDIACGNGNYSSYLAQRGASVVAFDYSKKMIELAKRRQSQYAKQIEFCVADATDRKSILELKRNRAFTKAVSNMAIMDITDIEPLLMAVYELLQESGIFVFATQHPCFVTLTEKYMTPHSYYDIAIEGQPKEQIYYHRSIQDIFNLCFRAGFVIDGFYEECFKTNKEIPMVMIVRLKKVKRDSLK, encoded by the coding sequence ATGGAATATAGTAAGGAAGATTTAATGGAAGCAAAAAAGCAAATTTGGGGAGTGGGAGAGAACATGGGAACAGAGGAAAGTAAAAAAATCTGGGAGGAGAACGCACAATTTTGGGATAATGCAATGGGTGACGAATCTAATGAATTTCACAGAGAGGTAGTGCGTCCCAAAGTAACGGAACTTCTATCTCCTAATCCTGCGGATTACATTTTGGATATTGCGTGTGGCAATGGAAATTATTCTTCGTATCTTGCACAAAGAGGCGCTTCGGTTGTCGCTTTTGATTACAGCAAAAAAATGATAGAATTGGCTAAAAGACGGCAATCACAATATGCAAAACAAATTGAATTTTGTGTGGCGGATGCGACCGATAGAAAAAGTATATTAGAATTAAAAAGAAATCGAGCCTTTACGAAAGCAGTTTCTAATATGGCAATTATGGATATTACGGATATTGAACCACTTCTTATGGCTGTTTATGAACTGTTGCAGGAAAGCGGAATTTTTGTCTTTGCAACGCAACACCCTTGTTTTGTCACGTTGACTGAAAAATATATGACACCGCACAGTTACTATGATATAGCGATTGAAGGGCAACCGAAAGAGCAGATTTATTATCATCGTTCCATACAAGATATTTTTAACCTTTGTTTTAGAGCTGGATTTGTCATTGATGGATTTTATGAAGAATGTTTTAAAACCAACAAAGAAATTCCTATGGTAATGATAGTAAGGCTTAAGAAGGTAAAACGTGATAGCTTAAAATAA
- a CDS encoding sigma-70 family RNA polymerase sigma factor: MTDQIAYQEYIQRRYNAFCKTVIRCAALDKILKLKRQWERQVSLDYLMNEKFVQFAASEPDEEYPFTVCGQTVLLCNAALADAISVLPEQTREEILRYYFLRQPQRVIGACIGRSRSTAGRHIQLALQRLREEMGVSRYE; this comes from the coding sequence ATGACCGACCAGATAGCCTATCAAGAATATATCCAGCGCAGGTACAACGCCTTTTGCAAGACTGTTATCCGCTGTGCCGCCTTGGACAAGATTTTGAAGCTTAAACGGCAATGGGAACGGCAAGTTTCCCTTGACTATCTGATGAACGAGAAGTTTGTCCAGTTTGCCGCGTCGGAGCCGGACGAGGAATACCCATTTACCGTCTGCGGTCAGACCGTCCTGCTCTGCAACGCCGCCCTTGCCGACGCGATCTCTGTTTTGCCGGAGCAGACGCGGGAAGAAATCCTGCGCTATTACTTTCTGCGCCAGCCGCAGCGCGTGATCGGCGCGTGTATTGGCCGGTCACGCAGCACAGCGGGGCGGCATATCCAGCTTGCCTTGCAGCGGCTACGCGAAGAAATGGGGGTGAGCCGGTATGAGTAG
- a CDS encoding helix-turn-helix domain-containing protein encodes MSRLLPYETILKAREGDPEAVNAVLLHYAGYIRYFSKVNGQVNAEVEDYVKQRLIDCQFKFRLDEPPDKS; translated from the coding sequence ATGAGTAGACTTCTCCCCTATGAAACAATCCTCAAAGCCCGTGAGGGCGACCCAGAAGCCGTGAACGCTGTCCTGCTCCACTACGCCGGATATATCCGCTATTTCTCAAAAGTGAACGGGCAGGTCAACGCCGAGGTGGAGGACTATGTAAAGCAGCGGTTAATTGACTGTCAATTCAAGTTCCGGCTTGACGAACCACCGGACAAGTCATAA
- a CDS encoding plasmid mobilization protein, whose product MRKKYNTPHRSRVVKTRLSEDEYADFTARLAPYGISQSEFLRQAIRRATIRPVVHVSSVNDELLSAVGKLTAEYGRIGGNLNQIARYLNEYGVPYNTLSGEVRAAISDLAVLKYEVLKKVGDAVGNTQAYQL is encoded by the coding sequence ATGCGAAAGAAATACAACACGCCCCACCGCAGCCGCGTTGTGAAAACCCGGCTGTCCGAAGATGAGTATGCCGACTTCACAGCGCGGCTTGCGCCCTATGGTATCAGCCAGTCCGAATTTCTCCGGCAGGCGATACGGCGGGCGACCATACGCCCGGTTGTCCATGTGTCGTCGGTCAATGACGAGTTGCTTTCCGCTGTCGGGAAGCTGACAGCCGAGTACGGCAGGATCGGCGGCAACCTCAATCAGATTGCCCGGTATCTGAACGAATACGGCGTACCCTACAACACCCTTTCCGGCGAGGTACGCGCCGCCATATCCGACCTTGCCGTCCTCAAGTATGAAGTCCTCAAGAAAGTAGGTGACGCGGTTGGCAACACTCAAGCATATCAACTCTAA
- a CDS encoding relaxase/mobilization nuclease domain-containing protein, with protein sequence MATLKHINSKNADYGAAEQYLLFEHDEFTMKPVLDETGRLIPREDYRLSTLNCDGEDFAVACMRANLRYQKNQRREDVKSHHYIISFDPRDGPDNGLTVDRAQALGEQFCKEHFPGHQALVCTHPDGHNHSGNIHVHIVINSLRIEEVPFLPYMDRPADTKVGCKHRCTDAALRYFKSEVMEMCHREGLYQIDLLNGSKNRVTDREYWAQKKGQAALDKQNAPMIADSITPRQTKFETNKEKLRQTLRKALATAASFDEFSSLLLQEGVTVKESRGRLSYLTPDRTKPITARKLGDDFDRAAVFAVLEQNAARAAEAPARSPDPPRTIKDRLQVARAEIAAPKQDGVQRLVDIEQKMAEGKGRGYERWAKIHNLKQAAKTLSVYQQYGFTSPEQLEAAVDTAYQKMRQTSGELKALETKLQGKKKLQRQVLAYAQTKAARDGLRAQKSEKARAAYRQAHESDFIIADAAARYFKAHGITKLPARKALQAEIEQLISEKDGLYNTYHEQKQRFKELQTVKRNIDQILRRDEPHRRKEQSHER encoded by the coding sequence TTGGCAACACTCAAGCATATCAACTCTAAAAACGCCGACTACGGAGCCGCCGAGCAATATCTTCTCTTTGAGCATGACGAGTTTACCATGAAGCCCGTCCTTGATGAAACCGGCAGGCTTATCCCCCGCGAGGACTACCGGCTGTCCACGCTGAACTGCGACGGGGAGGATTTTGCCGTTGCGTGTATGCGGGCCAATCTCCGCTATCAGAAAAACCAGCGGCGGGAAGATGTGAAAAGCCACCACTACATCATCAGCTTTGACCCGCGGGACGGGCCGGACAACGGCCTGACCGTAGACCGGGCGCAGGCGTTGGGGGAACAATTCTGTAAAGAGCATTTTCCCGGCCACCAGGCCCTTGTCTGCACCCACCCGGACGGGCATAACCACAGCGGCAACATTCATGTGCATATCGTCATAAACAGCCTGCGGATTGAGGAAGTGCCGTTCCTGCCCTACATGGACAGGCCGGCCGATACGAAAGTCGGCTGCAAGCACCGATGTACCGACGCTGCCCTGCGCTACTTCAAATCCGAAGTCATGGAGATGTGCCACCGGGAGGGGCTTTATCAAATCGACCTCTTGAACGGCAGCAAGAACCGCGTCACCGACCGGGAGTATTGGGCGCAGAAAAAGGGACAGGCCGCGCTGGACAAGCAGAACGCCCCCATGATTGCCGATAGTATCACGCCCCGGCAGACCAAGTTTGAAACGAACAAGGAGAAGCTGCGGCAGACCCTACGGAAAGCCCTTGCCACCGCCGCCAGCTTTGACGAGTTTTCCTCTCTGTTGCTGCAGGAGGGTGTGACCGTCAAGGAGAGCCGGGGGCGGCTTTCCTACCTCACGCCGGACAGGACAAAGCCAATTACCGCCCGGAAGCTGGGCGACGATTTTGACCGCGCCGCTGTCTTTGCCGTTTTAGAGCAAAACGCCGCCAGAGCAGCCGAAGCGCCAGCCAGATCCCCCGATCCCCCACGCACCATAAAAGACCGCTTGCAGGTTGCCAGAGCCGAGATAGCCGCCCCGAAACAGGACGGAGTGCAGCGGCTTGTGGACATTGAGCAGAAAATGGCCGAGGGCAAAGGCCGGGGCTATGAACGCTGGGCGAAGATACACAATCTGAAGCAGGCCGCCAAAACGCTGTCCGTCTACCAGCAATACGGCTTTACTTCCCCGGAGCAGTTAGAAGCCGCCGTTGACACCGCCTATCAGAAAATGCGCCAGACCAGCGGCGAACTGAAAGCACTGGAAACGAAGCTGCAAGGGAAAAAGAAGTTGCAGCGGCAGGTGTTGGCCTACGCCCAGACCAAGGCCGCCCGCGACGGGCTGCGGGCACAGAAATCCGAGAAAGCCCGCGCCGCATACCGGCAGGCCCATGAGAGCGATTTTATCATAGCCGACGCAGCAGCCCGGTATTTCAAGGCGCATGGCATTACCAAGCTGCCCGCCCGGAAAGCGTTGCAGGCCGAGATCGAGCAGCTTATCTCCGAGAAAGACGGCCTGTATAACACCTATCACGAACAGAAACAGCGGTTCAAGGAGTTGCAGACCGTCAAGCGGAACATCGACCAGATTTTGCGCCGGGACGAGCCGCACCGCAGAAAGGAGCAGAGCCATGAGCGATAA